A window of Sphingomonas astaxanthinifaciens DSM 22298 genomic DNA:
CGCGCCCGAATCGATCCTCTGCCTGACCTTCACCAAGGCCGCCGCCGCCGAAATGGCCGAGCGGATCGGCGGGCGTCTTGCCTTCTGGGTCGGGCTCGACGAGGCTGGGCTCGAAGCCGAACTCCGGGCGCTCGGGGTGGCGCCCGACCCCGCGCTTGTGGCCCGGGCGCGCCGTCTCTTCGCAATGGTCCTCGACTGTCCCGGCGGGCTTCGAATCCAGACCATCCACAGCTTCTGCCAGACCCTGCTGGGCGCCTTTCCCGCCGAGGCCGGGATCACCCCTGGCTTCCGCCCGGTCGAGGGGCGCGAGGAGGAAGCGCTGGTCGAGCGGACGCTGGCCATGCTTGCCGAGCGGTCGGCAGCCGGCGACGGCGGCTTTCTCGCCGATCTCGAGATCATGTCGGGGCGCCTCGGCGAGGAGGACGTCCGCAAATATCTGAGGCGCTGCGCCGCCGCGGCCGAGGCCATGGCGCGCTTTTCCGACCTCGCCGCGATCGAGCCGTCGCTGCGCCGGCTGTTCGACCTCCCCGATGGCGACACCGAGGAGCACGTCCGCGCCGAATGCGACGACGGCCGGTTCGATTGCGATCTGCTGCGCCGGCTCGCCGACGGCCACCGCGGCTGGAAGGGGTCGAAGAACGCGCCCGTCCATGCCGCGACGATCGACGCCTGGCTCGCCGCCGATCCGGCCGAGCGGTGCCGGCGATTGCCCGAGCTCGCGAAGATCGTGATCAAGGCCGATGGCGTTCCCCGCGAGGCGTCGAGCGGCCTCCTCAAGGCACTGCCGACCGCTGCCGAGGACTGCCTCGCCCTCGCCGACGCGCTCGCCAGGCTGCTGATGTTGCGCAAGGTCGGGGCCTCGGTACGATTGCAGGCCGCGGGCCTTCGCGCGGGCAAGCGCTTCGCCGACGCTTATGCCGCGGCCAAGCGCGCCGAGGGCGTGGCGGACTTCGACGACCTCATCCGCTGGTCGCGCGACCTTCTCCAGCAGCCGGGGATTGCCGACTGGATCCGCTTCAAGCTCGACCGGCGGACCGATCATCTGCTGGTCGACGAGGCGCAGGACACCAATGCCGCGCAATGGGCGATCGTGCGCGCGCTGACCGAGGAATATTGGGCCGGGCAGGGGGCGGGCCCCGAGCATCGCACCCTGTTCATGGTCGGCGATTTCAAGCAGGCGATCTACGGCTTCCAGGGGACCGACCCCAAGGAGTTCGAAAAGGCCCGCGCCGACTTCCGCGACGCCGCATTGGGCGGGCCGCTGCCCTTCGAACTGCTCTCGATCAGCCGTAGCTTCCGGTCTTCGCAGGCGGTCCTCGACGTGGTCGATGCGGTGCTCGGCCACCTCACCCACCAGCGGATCGGCCTGCCCGAGGCGAGCGCGCCGCACCTTGCCTTTCACGCCGCCCGCGCCGGCAGCGTCGAACTGTGGCCGCCCTTCGACGTGGCGGACTCCGACGACGGGACGGACGAGGGCGAGGAGCGCTGGGAGGACGAGAACCGGCGCCAACATGCCAGCCACCTCGCCGACTTCATCGCCGCCGAGCTGAAGCGCGCGCCCGTGCTCGCCTCGACCGGGCGGCCGCTCGGCCCGGGCGACATCCTGGTCCTCGTCCGCAGCCGGGCGAGCGGGCTTGCCGCCTTGCTTGTCGCGCGACTGTTCGAGCGCGGGGTGCGGACCGCCGGGCTCGACCGGCTGGTGCTGTCCGAACCGCTAGCGGTCCAGGACCTGCTCGCCGCGCTCCGCTTCGCGGTCCAGCCGCTCGACGACCTGACCCTGGCCTCGCTCCTGGTCTCGCCGCTGATCGGCTGGGACCAGGACCAGCTCTATGCGCTGGCCGGCGGCGACCGGCGGCGCTCCTTATGGGAGGAGCTGCGCCACCGTGCGGGCGAGGGCGGAATGTTCGAGGCCGCACGCGCGCTGCTCGCCGACCTCCTCGCCGCTGCCGATTATCTCGGGCCCCACGCCTTTCTCGAGCGCATCCTGTCGGGCCCGCTCGACGGGCGGCGCAAGCTGCTCGGCCGGCTCGGCCGCTCGGCGCGCGATCCCATCAACGAGCTAGTCGCCGCCGCCATCCAGTTCGAGAATAATGAGACCGTCACGCTCCAGCAGTTCCTCGCCTGGCTCGGCCATGGCGCGCTCGAGGTGAAGCGCGACCCCGAGGGCCGGGGCGACGACGTGCGGATCATGACCGTGCATGGCGCCAAGGGGCTCGAGGCACCGCTCGTCATCCTCGCCGACGCGACCGCCAACCCCAGGGACCTCGGCGGCACCAACATGATCCTCGACGTCCCCGCCGAGGGCGGCAGCTTCCCGCTCATCCGGCCGCGCAAGGACGAATTGTCGCCGCCGCTCGACGCCATTGTCGCCGCGGAGGAACAGCGCGACCTCGAGGAGCATTTCCGGCTGCTCTACGTCGCGCTGACCCGCGCGGCCGAGCGGCTGATCGTCGCTGGCCTCAAGCCGTCAAAGGCGATCTCGGCCGACAGCTGGCACAGCGTCGTCGGCGCGGCACTGGGCGCGATGGGGGTCGAGCCCGACGAGAAGGGCGTGCTTCGTCACGCCGCGGGCGAGGTGCCCTCCGCCCATGCCGAGGAACCGGGCCCGTCAGCGGCGCGCGTCACCGTCCCGGCCTGGGCCCGAGCGCCAGCCCCGGTCGAAGCGCGCCCGCCGCGGCCGCTGGCGCCCTCGCAGATCGCGCCCGACACCGACAGCCGTCCACCGCCTGGCCCCGACGCGGCCGCGGCGGCCGAGCGCGGCCGCCTGCTTCACGCGCTGTTCGAGCGGCTCCCCGCGACCCCGCAGCCTGAGCGGCGGCGGACCGCGCTCGAATGGCTTCGGGAGGGCGCCGGGCTCGCCGACGCCGCGGCCCGGCTGGCGCTGGTCGACGCGGCGCTGGCGGTGATCGAAGACCCGGCCCACGCCGCTTTGTTCGCGCCCGAAGCGCTGGCCGAGGCCCCGATCGCCGCGACGCTCGAGGACGGGACCGTGGTCGTGGGCACCGTCGACCGACTGCTGGTGACGTCGGAGATGGTGCGGGTGGTCGACTTCAAGACTGGGCGACGCTTTCCCGCCGGCCTCGCCCAGGTTTCCGACAGCCACCGCCGCCAGATGCGCGCTTATGGCCGCGCGCTCGCGGTCATCTTCCCCGGCCGCCGTATCGAACTGGCACTGCTCTACACCGAGGGGCCGGTCATCATCTCGCTTCCGCTTGAGGATGAAGCGGAGGCGACCCATATGCACGGAAACTTCCATCAGGAGTCGCCTTCCCCATGACCAAGACCGTGACCGACCAGAGCTTCGCCGACGACGTGCTGGGCGCCGACATGCCCGTGCTGGTGGATTTCTGGGCGGAGTGGTGCGGGCCGTGCAAGATGATCGCCCCGGCGCTGGAGGAACTCAGCCAGACGCTCGGCGACAAGGTCACCATCGCCAAGCTCAACATCGATGAAAATCCCGAGACTCCGGGCAAATATGGTGTCCGCGGAATCCCGACCATGCTGCTGTTCAAGGGCGGTGAGCCCGTCGCGCAGAAGGTCGGCGCGCTGCCCAAGAGCCAGCTCGCCGCCTGGCTCGAGGGCGCGCTCTGAGGTCCTGACCACCGTCGTCCCCCGCGAAAGCGGGGACTTCGGTGGGTGAGGGGCGATGTTGCGGGAGGTCCCGGCCTTTGCCGGGACGACGTCCTCGTCAATTGACTACCCCCGACCCCAACCCTACATCGCCCGGCACTTGAAAACGCTCGCGCGCGGGCGTGTCACCTCCTGCCTGCGCGCCACATAGGAAGTCTGATGCTGCAATCGCTGGCCAAGTCGCTCTTCGGCTCGAGCAACGACCGTTACGTCGCCAAGCTCCGCCGGATCGTCGACGCGATCAACGCCTACGAGCCGACCATCTCGGCGCTGACCGATGAGGAGCTGGCCAACCAGACGGTCATCTTCCGCCAGAGGCTGGCCAACGGCACCAAGCTCGACGACCTCCTCCCCGAGGCCTTCGCCACGGTGCGCGAGGCGGCCAAGCGCACGCTCGGCCAGCGTCACTACGACGTGCAGATGATCGGCGGCATCGCGCTCCACCGCGGCGAGATCGCCGAGATGCGCACCGGCGAGGGCAAGACCCTGGTCGCGACGCTCGCGACCTACCTGAACGCGCTTCCGGGCAAGGGCGTCCATGTGGTCACCGTCAACGACTATCTCGCCCGCCGCGACGCCGAGTGGATGGGGCAGGTCCACAATTTCCTCGGCCTGACCGTCGGCGTGATCGTGCCGAACCTCAACGAGGACGAGCGCCGCGCGGCCTATAACGCCGACATCACCTACGCGACCAACAACGAGCTCGGCTTCGATTACCTGCGCGACAACATGAAATATTCGCGCGAGCAGATGGTCCAGCGGCCCTTCTGGCACGCGATCGTCGACGAGGTGGACTCGATCCTGATCGACGAGGCGCGCACCCCGCTGATCATCTCGGGGCCGACCGACGACAAGAGCGACCTCTACATCAAGGTCGACGCGCTGGTGAAGCAGCTCACCGAGGCCGACTACGAGAAGGACGAGAAGCAGCGCAGCGTCGTCCTCACCGAGGAAGGCACCGAAAAGGCCGAGCGGCTGCTCGAGGAAGCCGGCCTGATCGAGGGCGCGAACCTCTACGACATCGCCAACACGCAGGTGGTCCACCACCTCAACCAGGCGCTCAAGGCGAACACCATGTTCCGCCGCGACATCGACTATATCGTCAAGGACGGGAAGGTCGTCATCATCGACGAGTTCACCGGCCGGATGATGGATGGTCGGCGCTGGTCGGATGGCCTTCACCAGGCCGTCGAAGCCAAGGAAGGCGTCCAGATCGAGCCCGAGAACCAGACCCTCGCCTCGATCACCTTCCAGAACTATTTCCGCATGTATCCGAAGCTCTCGGGCATGACCGGAACCGCGCTCACCGAAGCGCCCGAATTCTTCGACATCTACAAGATGAACGTCGTCTCGATCCCGACCCACGTGCCGGTCCAGCGGATCGATGAAGAGGACGAATTCTACAAGAATATCAACGACAAGTTCGCGGCGATCGCGAAGGAGATCAAGAAGCGGCAGGAGATGGGCCAGCCCGTCCTCGTCGGAACCGTCTCGATCGAGAAGTCCGAACTGCTCGGCGAATTCCTCGAGAAGGAAGGCATCCGCCACTCGGTCCTCAACGCCCGCTTCCACGAGCAGGAAGCCCATCTCGTGGCGCAGGCCGGGCGGATCGGCGCGGTCACCATCGCCACCAACATGGCCGGCCGCGGCACCGACATCCAATTGGGCGGCAACGTCGAGTTCCGGGTCGGCGACGAGCTCGGCGACATGCCCGAAGGCCCCGAGCGCGACGCCGCGATCGAGCGGATCAGGCAGGAGGTCCAGGCCGAACGCGAGCAGGTTCGCGCCAATGGCGGCCTCTTCGTCCTCGGCACCGAGCGCCACGAAAGCCGCCGCATCGACAACCAGCTGCGCGGCCGTTCGGGCCGTCAGGGCGACCCGGGCCTGTCGCGCTTCTATCTCAGCCTCGACGACGACCTGCTGCGCATCTTCGGCCCGCAGACCGCCTTCGCCCGCCTGATGGAGAAGAACCTCGAGGACGGTGAGGCGATCGTCTCCCCGTGGATATCCAAGGCCATCGAGACCGCGCAGAAGAAGGTCGAGGCGCGCAACTACGACATCCGCAAGCAGGTCGTCGAATTCGACGACGTGATGAACGACCAGCGCAAGGTCATCTACGAGCAGCGCGCCGAGATCATGGACGCCGAGCATGTCTCGGACGTCGTCACCGACATGCGCGCCGACACCGTCACCAGCCTGGTCGAAGCGCATTGCCCGCCGGGGACCTATCCCGAGCAATGGGATGTCCCGGGCCTCAAGGAGAGCCTCGACGAGGTCCTCGGCCTCCAGCCGCCGCTCGACGACTGGCTCAAGGAAGATGCGGTCGACCAGGAATTGCTGATCGAACGGATCGGTGCCCAGGCCGACGAGGTGATGGTCGCCAAGACCAGCGAGGTCGATCCCGACCGCTGGCAGGAGGTCGAGAAGACCATCCTCATCCAGACGCTCGACCACCATTGGAAGGAGCATCTGGCGACGCTCGACGCGCTGCGCCAGGTCATCCACCTGCGCTCCTATGCGCAGAAGAAGCCGATCGACGAATATAAGCAGGAAGCCTTCGTCCTGTTCGAGCGCCTGCTGGTCGCGATCCGCGAGGACGTCACCAAGACGCT
This region includes:
- the trxA gene encoding thioredoxin TrxA; amino-acid sequence: MTKTVTDQSFADDVLGADMPVLVDFWAEWCGPCKMIAPALEELSQTLGDKVTIAKLNIDENPETPGKYGVRGIPTMLLFKGGEPVAQKVGALPKSQLAAWLEGAL
- the addA gene encoding double-strand break repair helicase AddA, which gives rise to MSRPSALKPLDRDQAAAAEPYKHASLSASAGTGKTQVLTARVLRLLLEGAAPESILCLTFTKAAAAEMAERIGGRLAFWVGLDEAGLEAELRALGVAPDPALVARARRLFAMVLDCPGGLRIQTIHSFCQTLLGAFPAEAGITPGFRPVEGREEEALVERTLAMLAERSAAGDGGFLADLEIMSGRLGEEDVRKYLRRCAAAAEAMARFSDLAAIEPSLRRLFDLPDGDTEEHVRAECDDGRFDCDLLRRLADGHRGWKGSKNAPVHAATIDAWLAADPAERCRRLPELAKIVIKADGVPREASSGLLKALPTAAEDCLALADALARLLMLRKVGASVRLQAAGLRAGKRFADAYAAAKRAEGVADFDDLIRWSRDLLQQPGIADWIRFKLDRRTDHLLVDEAQDTNAAQWAIVRALTEEYWAGQGAGPEHRTLFMVGDFKQAIYGFQGTDPKEFEKARADFRDAALGGPLPFELLSISRSFRSSQAVLDVVDAVLGHLTHQRIGLPEASAPHLAFHAARAGSVELWPPFDVADSDDGTDEGEERWEDENRRQHASHLADFIAAELKRAPVLASTGRPLGPGDILVLVRSRASGLAALLVARLFERGVRTAGLDRLVLSEPLAVQDLLAALRFAVQPLDDLTLASLLVSPLIGWDQDQLYALAGGDRRRSLWEELRHRAGEGGMFEAARALLADLLAAADYLGPHAFLERILSGPLDGRRKLLGRLGRSARDPINELVAAAIQFENNETVTLQQFLAWLGHGALEVKRDPEGRGDDVRIMTVHGAKGLEAPLVILADATANPRDLGGTNMILDVPAEGGSFPLIRPRKDELSPPLDAIVAAEEQRDLEEHFRLLYVALTRAAERLIVAGLKPSKAISADSWHSVVGAALGAMGVEPDEKGVLRHAAGEVPSAHAEEPGPSAARVTVPAWARAPAPVEARPPRPLAPSQIAPDTDSRPPPGPDAAAAAERGRLLHALFERLPATPQPERRRTALEWLREGAGLADAAARLALVDAALAVIEDPAHAALFAPEALAEAPIAATLEDGTVVVGTVDRLLVTSEMVRVVDFKTGRRFPAGLAQVSDSHRRQMRAYGRALAVIFPGRRIELALLYTEGPVIISLPLEDEAEATHMHGNFHQESPSP
- the secA gene encoding preprotein translocase subunit SecA, which codes for MLQSLAKSLFGSSNDRYVAKLRRIVDAINAYEPTISALTDEELANQTVIFRQRLANGTKLDDLLPEAFATVREAAKRTLGQRHYDVQMIGGIALHRGEIAEMRTGEGKTLVATLATYLNALPGKGVHVVTVNDYLARRDAEWMGQVHNFLGLTVGVIVPNLNEDERRAAYNADITYATNNELGFDYLRDNMKYSREQMVQRPFWHAIVDEVDSILIDEARTPLIISGPTDDKSDLYIKVDALVKQLTEADYEKDEKQRSVVLTEEGTEKAERLLEEAGLIEGANLYDIANTQVVHHLNQALKANTMFRRDIDYIVKDGKVVIIDEFTGRMMDGRRWSDGLHQAVEAKEGVQIEPENQTLASITFQNYFRMYPKLSGMTGTALTEAPEFFDIYKMNVVSIPTHVPVQRIDEEDEFYKNINDKFAAIAKEIKKRQEMGQPVLVGTVSIEKSELLGEFLEKEGIRHSVLNARFHEQEAHLVAQAGRIGAVTIATNMAGRGTDIQLGGNVEFRVGDELGDMPEGPERDAAIERIRQEVQAEREQVRANGGLFVLGTERHESRRIDNQLRGRSGRQGDPGLSRFYLSLDDDLLRIFGPQTAFARLMEKNLEDGEAIVSPWISKAIETAQKKVEARNYDIRKQVVEFDDVMNDQRKVIYEQRAEIMDAEHVSDVVTDMRADTVTSLVEAHCPPGTYPEQWDVPGLKESLDEVLGLQPPLDDWLKEDAVDQELLIERIGAQADEVMVAKTSEVDPDRWQEVEKTILIQTLDHHWKEHLATLDALRQVIHLRSYAQKKPIDEYKQEAFVLFERLLVAIREDVTKTLMRAQVALEPPPLPELPAFLTQHLDPLSGFDDTADLDAAARGLIGGDGQSLNIPQPDLPEGALAQPINRNAPCPCGSGKKFKHCHGQLA